In candidate division KSB1 bacterium, one genomic interval encodes:
- a CDS encoding carbohydrate binding family 9 domain-containing protein, with protein MQAPVEKRIYTANKINPHPPVIDGMLNDEIWKKNEWAGNFTQWEPNEGKEPSQNTEFKIYYDDKNLYIAIRAYDTEPGKIVKRVTRRDGFDGDWVEINIDSYFDHRTAFSFTLTAAGVKGDEAISNDGNNWDSNWNPVWYAGVSQDDKGWSAEMRIPFSQLRFADKEEHIWGLQVQRRYFREEERSLWQFIPRKSSGWVSYFGELHGIKGIKPSRRIELLPYSVSNVNRFQKEAGNPFRDGQNSRISGGLDGKIGITSDFTVDFTVNPDFGQVEADPSELNLSAFETFFSEKRPFFIEGQNIFNFRLMGGDGGFSNDRLFYSRRIGRSPRYTPVVGANEFLDMPRSTSIETAVKLTGKTQGGLSIGIMDAVTGQENATIDLNGQRREVAVEPLTNYFVGRVQKDYNDGNTAIGGMITATNRDIKTENLNFLNKAAYSGGIDFRHQWKDKTYKFELKGSFSTVQGDEEAILNLQESSARYFQRPDADYVSVDPSRTSLSGHGGYVNFSKGGNSSLRYSVGGMWRSPGLELNDVGFMRQADRILQYTWAGYRVTEPFSIFRFMNINVNQWLGRNFGGETVFTGGNINGGGQFKNYWSLWFGIGREGHNLSTSALRGGPAMKFPSQWNQWYNLSTDRRKSISFSVGGSNGWQDEGDSGYHNFRFSMLFRPHNSISVSVNPFYNIRKSDLQYLDTNSMDGEDRYLFGRIDQKTLGITLRLNYSITPNLSIQYYGQPFVSAGEYSKFKRITAPRADNYEDRFHTFAGDEIGFNSAADQYEIDENLDGTVDYTIGQPDFNFRQLRSNLVVRWEYSPGSTVFLVWSQSRTGFESNGAFSFKNDLEDLFNVYPDNVFLIKVNRWLSL; from the coding sequence ATGCAAGCCCCGGTTGAAAAGAGGATATATACTGCTAATAAAATAAACCCTCATCCCCCTGTGATAGATGGCATGCTAAACGATGAGATTTGGAAGAAAAATGAATGGGCTGGTAATTTTACGCAATGGGAACCTAATGAAGGAAAAGAACCCTCCCAGAATACCGAATTTAAAATCTACTATGATGACAAGAATTTATATATCGCGATTCGTGCGTACGACACCGAACCTGGTAAGATTGTCAAACGTGTGACGCGCAGAGATGGCTTTGATGGCGATTGGGTTGAAATCAATATCGATAGCTATTTCGATCATCGTACTGCCTTTTCTTTCACACTTACTGCAGCGGGGGTAAAAGGTGATGAAGCCATTTCCAATGACGGTAACAATTGGGACAGCAACTGGAACCCGGTCTGGTATGCGGGTGTATCACAAGACGATAAAGGCTGGTCGGCTGAGATGCGTATTCCATTTAGCCAGCTTCGATTTGCCGACAAAGAGGAACATATTTGGGGACTTCAGGTTCAGCGGCGTTATTTCAGGGAAGAAGAGAGATCATTATGGCAGTTTATTCCGAGGAAGAGTTCAGGCTGGGTGAGCTATTTTGGCGAATTGCACGGAATAAAAGGCATTAAGCCATCGCGCCGGATCGAGCTTTTGCCCTATTCCGTCAGCAACGTCAATCGATTTCAGAAAGAGGCCGGCAATCCATTTAGAGACGGCCAAAACAGCAGAATATCCGGCGGCCTGGATGGCAAGATCGGCATTACCAGCGATTTCACCGTTGATTTTACAGTCAACCCGGATTTCGGCCAGGTGGAAGCGGATCCCTCCGAACTGAACCTTTCTGCATTCGAAACCTTCTTCTCGGAAAAAAGGCCGTTTTTTATCGAGGGTCAGAATATTTTTAATTTTAGATTGATGGGCGGCGACGGGGGATTTTCGAACGATCGCTTGTTTTATTCCAGGAGAATCGGACGGTCGCCGCGGTATACCCCTGTAGTTGGCGCCAATGAATTTTTGGATATGCCAAGGTCCACCTCAATTGAGACTGCGGTAAAACTTACCGGAAAAACCCAGGGTGGGCTTTCAATCGGTATCATGGATGCAGTTACGGGTCAAGAAAATGCCACAATCGATTTGAATGGCCAGAGACGTGAAGTAGCTGTCGAACCCTTAACGAACTATTTTGTCGGTCGAGTCCAAAAAGACTACAACGATGGCAACACGGCAATTGGTGGTATGATAACCGCAACAAATCGTGACATTAAGACTGAAAACCTGAATTTTCTAAATAAAGCAGCGTATTCCGGCGGTATTGATTTTAGGCATCAATGGAAGGACAAAACCTATAAATTTGAACTGAAAGGGTCATTCAGTACTGTTCAGGGTGATGAAGAAGCGATCTTGAACCTGCAAGAATCCTCGGCGCGATATTTCCAGCGGCCGGATGCGGATTACGTATCCGTTGATCCGTCTAGAACTTCTCTCTCGGGCCATGGCGGCTACGTTAATTTTAGCAAAGGTGGAAATAGCTCACTAAGATATTCTGTTGGCGGGATGTGGCGCTCGCCAGGTCTTGAACTGAATGATGTCGGCTTCATGCGCCAGGCAGATCGAATTCTGCAGTATACCTGGGCCGGTTATCGGGTCACCGAACCCTTTAGTATTTTTCGTTTTATGAATATCAATGTCAACCAATGGCTTGGAAGAAATTTTGGTGGTGAAACGGTGTTTACCGGTGGCAATATAAATGGCGGCGGCCAATTCAAGAATTACTGGAGTTTATGGTTTGGCATCGGAAGGGAAGGCCATAATTTATCTACAAGCGCATTACGCGGTGGACCAGCGATGAAATTCCCATCACAGTGGAACCAATGGTATAACCTCTCAACGGACCGACGTAAGTCAATCAGTTTTAGTGTCGGCGGTTCCAATGGCTGGCAAGATGAAGGCGATTCCGGGTATCACAACTTCCGGTTTTCGATGTTGTTCCGTCCCCATAATTCGATTTCTGTTAGCGTGAATCCATTCTACAATATCAGGAAATCTGACTTGCAATACCTGGATACAAACTCAATGGACGGCGAAGATCGCTATCTCTTTGGACGAATCGATCAAAAAACCCTTGGCATTACTCTCCGGCTCAATTACAGCATCACCCCTAACCTGTCTATTCAATATTATGGCCAGCCATTTGTTTCGGCAGGAGAATATTCAAAATTCAAAAGGATTACCGCACCGCGGGCAGACAACTATGAAGATCGATTTCATACCTTTGCCGGCGATGAGATCGGATTCAACTCTGCTGCTGATCAATATGAAATCGATGAAAATTTGGATGGAACCGTTGATTATACCATCGGCCAGCCTGACTTCAATTTTCGCCAGTTACGTTCCAATCTCGTGGTCAGGTGGGAGTATAGTCCCGGCTCGACCGTCTTTTTGGTGTGGTCACAAAGCCGAACCGGGTTTGAGTCAAACGGTGCATTCTCGTTCAAAAACGACCTTGAAGACTTGTTTAATGTTTATCCGGACAATGTCTTCCTGATTAAAGTGAACAGGTGGCTT